A single Streptomyces sp. 2114.4 DNA region contains:
- a CDS encoding trehalose-6-phosphate synthase, with protein sequence MVSERSAAAPVGAEVLVASNRGPVSYGLAEDGTLTAKRGGGGLVSGLSAIGPDVDAVWVCAALGDGDREAVRRTGGALEPGDTGGQRVRMLGIPAEVHAAAYNGIANSVLWFVHHMLYQTPLEPVFDAEFRAQWASYEAYNRTFAQALADEAAAGAAVLVQDYHLSLVPGMLRALRPDVRIAHFSHTPWAPPEYFRILPDDIAEQLLRGMLGADRLGFLTHRWANAFRACCAEVTGGTESTRIGVHGLGADAGFLRERSQRADVHERMAALREQIGTGPDGAARKTVVRVDRTELSKNIVRGLLAYRELLAGHPSWHERVVHVAFAYPSRQDLAVYREYTAQVGRLAEEINAEYGTESWQPVELHVKDDFARSLAAYRLADVALVNPIRDGMNLVAKEIPVVSDQGCVLVLSREAGAHEELGKDALTVNPYDVSDTARVLHEALTMDAGERGERTARLAAAATALPPAQWFLEQLQALRAL encoded by the coding sequence ATGGTGTCCGAGCGCAGTGCGGCTGCCCCTGTGGGGGCCGAGGTTCTTGTTGCGTCCAATCGCGGGCCGGTCTCCTACGGCCTGGCGGAGGACGGCACGCTCACCGCGAAGCGGGGCGGGGGCGGGCTGGTGTCCGGGCTGTCGGCCATCGGGCCCGATGTGGATGCGGTGTGGGTGTGTGCGGCGCTCGGTGACGGGGACCGGGAGGCCGTACGGCGGACGGGTGGTGCGCTGGAGCCGGGGGACACCGGCGGGCAGCGGGTGCGGATGCTGGGCATTCCGGCCGAGGTGCATGCCGCCGCCTACAACGGCATCGCGAACTCCGTGCTGTGGTTCGTCCACCACATGCTGTACCAGACACCGCTGGAGCCCGTCTTCGACGCGGAGTTCCGGGCGCAGTGGGCGTCGTACGAGGCCTACAACCGCACTTTCGCCCAGGCGCTCGCCGACGAGGCCGCCGCGGGTGCGGCGGTGCTGGTGCAGGACTACCACCTTTCCCTGGTCCCGGGGATGCTGCGGGCGCTGCGGCCCGACGTACGGATCGCCCATTTCTCGCACACGCCATGGGCGCCGCCGGAGTACTTCCGGATACTGCCGGACGACATCGCCGAGCAGTTGTTGCGGGGGATGCTGGGCGCCGACCGGCTGGGGTTCCTCACCCACCGCTGGGCGAACGCGTTCCGCGCCTGCTGCGCCGAGGTGACCGGCGGCACCGAGAGCACCCGGATCGGTGTGCACGGGCTCGGGGCGGACGCCGGGTTCCTGCGCGAGCGGTCGCAGCGGGCGGACGTCCACGAGCGGATGGCCGCCCTGCGGGAACAGATCGGCACGGGGCCCGACGGGGCGGCGCGCAAGACCGTCGTGCGGGTGGACCGGACGGAGCTGTCGAAGAACATCGTGCGGGGGCTGCTCGCCTACCGCGAGCTCCTGGCCGGGCACCCGTCATGGCACGAGCGTGTCGTGCATGTCGCCTTCGCCTACCCCTCGCGCCAGGACCTGGCCGTCTACCGGGAGTACACGGCGCAGGTCGGACGGCTCGCCGAGGAGATCAACGCCGAGTACGGCACGGAGAGTTGGCAACCGGTCGAGCTGCATGTGAAGGATGACTTCGCGCGCTCGCTGGCCGCGTACCGGCTGGCGGACGTGGCGCTGGTCAACCCGATCCGGGACGGAATGAACCTGGTCGCGAAGGAGATCCCGGTGGTCTCCGACCAGGGCTGTGTGCTGGTGCTCTCCCGGGAGGCCGGGGCGCACGAGGAACTGGGCAAGGACGCCCTCACGGTCAATCCGTACGACGTCAGCGACACCGCGCGGGTGCTGCACGAGGCGCTGACGATGGACGCCGGGGAACGCGGCGAGCGCACGGCGCGGCTGGCCGCTGCCGCCACGGCGCTGCCGCCGGCGCAGTGGTTCCTGGAGCAGTTGCAGGCGCTGCGGGCGCTGTAG